A portion of the Magnolia sinica isolate HGM2019 chromosome 17, MsV1, whole genome shotgun sequence genome contains these proteins:
- the LOC131230710 gene encoding putative E3 ubiquitin-protein ligase RF298: MAAVVLRGSSQISSPISVQEKGSRNKRKYRADLPLVDQNKLLPSQSECPAYEISIEKSQNNPSAERNGVCGLPSSSQGQLDVFKSDLRSTGSGGSSDRKDLEVEEFQDVDWSDLTETMLEELVLSNLDMIFKSAIKKITSFGHSEEVATKAVLRSGLCYGCKDTELNIVDSTLAFLRSGQEIDTSREHSFDDLQQLERYVLAEMVCVLMEVRPFFSTGDAMWCLLICDMNVSHACMMDGDPMSSLSSDDKVDCSSVSTVQQIKSDGGDSITSIPGPIVLRPNRLNPFSGASGNASDVVPDRLIPEKGSSISSVDSVAESSAVTEDCIPSVSPSSSLEEKSGSSERSRTNSSRKEPIHHQKSSHLEKHLRHGAKGALKTGKLSSFGGLFLDKKCKSISESNALNLKNPSSKLSRAVGTDVFQADGNTNLSIKVGPTSDSVSSSKPVSGSPALPVANTDLSLSLPSENSSTTENGSFSYAGISCDKSFGQLVPRDKQDEALLKLALRVQVLQNQMQEWTEWGTQRVMQVTCKLSKDNAELKTLRQEKEEAVRVKKEKQTLEENNMKKLLEMENALCKASGQVERANADVCRLEVENSELRKDMEAAKLWAAESAASFLEVSRREKKMLKEFESWERRKAMFQEELVAEKRKLSQLQQQVEQAKDYQAQLEARWRQEEKVKEEALMQANSVRKEREQIEVSAKTKEETIRLKAESDFQSDRDDIWRLEKEIAQLRLKTDSSKIAALRRGIDCTYASRVMDGRSISALKETHTHHISEMANFEDWGVGDVRRERECVMCLTEEMSVVFLPCAHQVVCPNCNELHEKNGMKDCPSCRTPIQRRVCVLSADSKPTSTAV; the protein is encoded by the exons ATGGCAGCAGTGGTTCTTAGGGGCAGTAGTCAAATATCATCTCCGATTTCAGTTCAAGAAAAAGGAAGTAGGAATAAAAGAAAATACCGAGCTGACCTGCCTCTTGTTGATCAAAACAAACTCCTCCCATCTCAATCTGAATGCCCCGCTTATGAAATCTCCATTGAGAAATCCCAAAACAATCCTAGTGCCGAACGAAATGGTGTCTGTGGTTTGCCTAGTTCGAGTCAAGGCCAGCTCGACGTGTTCAAATCCGATCTTAGATCAACGGGTTCCGGTGGGTCATCTGATAGAAAGGACCTAGAAGTCGAAGAATTCCAGGACGTGGATTGGAGCGATCTTACGGAGACCATGCTAGAAGAACTCGTTTTGAGcaatttggatatgattttcaaaAGTGCAATTAAAAAGATCACTTCTTTTGGTCATAGTGAGGAGGTTGCTACAAAAGCGGTATTGAGGTCTGGCCTTTGTTATGGATGTAAGGATACCGAATTGAATATTGTGGACAGTACGTTAGCATTTCTGAGGAGCGGGCAAGAGATAGATACTTCGAGGGAGCATTCTTTCGATGATTTGCAGCAACTGGAGAGGTATGTATTGGCGGAGATGGTATGCGTGCTTATGGAAGTTAGGCCATTCTTCAGCACAGGGGATGCAATGTGGTGCTTGCTGATTTGTGACATGAATGTGTCTCatgcctgcatgatggatggtgatCCGATGAGTAGTTTAAGCAGTGATGATAAAGTGGATTGTTCTTCTGTTTCTACTGTTCAACAGATCAAATCAGATGGTGGTGATTCCATCACAAGCATCCCTGGGCCTATTGTTCTGAGACCCAACAGACTGAATCCTTTCTCCGGTGCATCGGGCAATGCCTCTGATGTTGTTCCTGATCGGCTAATTCCTGAGAAAGGAAGTTCAATTTCTTCAGTTGACTCTGTGGCGGAATCCTCGGCTGTTACTGAGGATTGCATTCCGTCAGTCTCTCCATCATCTTCACTGGAAGAGAAGTCGGGGAGTAGCGAAAGGAGCCGCACAAATAGTTCAAGGAAAGAACCTATCCATCATCAGAAATCAAGTCATCTCGAGAAGCACTTGCGACATGGAGCTAAAGGGGCTTTGAAGACGGGGAAGCTCAGCAGCTTTGGTGGCTTGTTCTTAGATAAGAAATGCAAGTCCATTTCTGAATCCAATGCTCTGAATTTGAAGAATCCTTCCTCAAAGCTAAGTAGAGCCGTGGGAACGGATGTGTTTCAAGCTGATGGAAATACCAACCTTTCCATAAAGGTGGGGCCAACCAGTGACTCCGTGTCCAGCTCAAAACCAGTCAGTGGTTCACCTGCCTTGCCCGTGGCTAATACCGATCTGTCTTTGTCGTTGCCTTCTGAAAACAGCAGTACTACTGAGAATGGGAGTTTTAGCTATGCCGGAATTTCATGTGACAAGAGCTTTGGGCAGTTGGTTCCGCGTGATAAGCAGGACGAGGCACTGCTGAAGTTGGCCCTGCGTGTGCAGGTGCTGCAGAATCAGATGCAAGAGTGGACGGAGTGGGGCACACAGAGGGTGATGCAGGTGACCTGTAAGCTGAGCAAGGACAATGCCGAGCTCAAAACCCTGAGGCAAGAGAAAGAAGAGGCAGTCCGTGTCAAGAAGGAGAAACAAACACTGGAAGAGAACAACATGAAAAAGCTCTTGGAGATGGAGAATGCATTATGCAAAGCTAGTGGCCAGGTTGAGCGGGCTAATGCAGATGTTTGCAGGCTTGAGGTGGAGAATTCCGAATTGAGGAAGGATATGGAGGCTGCCAAGTTATGGGCTGCAGAATCGGCCGCTAGTTTTCTAGAAGTTTCTCGAAGGGAGAAGAAGATGTTGAAGGAATTCGAATCATGGGAGAGGCGGAAGGCCATGTTTCAAGAAGAGCTGGTGGCTGAGAAGCGTAAGCTATCTCAACTGCAGCAGCAAGTAGAGCAAGCTAAAGATTATCAAGCTCAACTTGAG GCAAGATGGAGACAGGAGGAGAAGGTAAAAGAAGAAGCACTCATGCAGGCTAATTCtgtaagaaaagaaagagaacagATTGAGGTCTCGGCGaaaacaaaggaagaaacaataaGATTAAAAGCAGAAAGCGATTTCCAAAGTGACAGAGATGATATTTGGAGACTTGAGAAGGAGATTGCCCAGTTGAGGCTGAAGACTGACTCTTCCAAAATAGCAGCACTCCGTCGGGGCATAGATTGTACTTATGCTTCCCGAGTGATGGATGGTAGGAGCATCTCTGCTCTTAAGGAGACCCACACACATCATATTTCTGAGATGGCTAATTTTGAGGATTGGGGAGTGGGAGACGTCCGACGTGAGCGGGAGTGCGTCATGTGCTTGACCGAAGAGATGTCCGTCGTTTTCCTGCCCTGTGCCCACCAAGTTGTTTGCCCAAACTGCAACGAACTTCATGAGAAAAATGGAATGAAGGATTGCCCTTCTTGTAGGACTCCTATTCAGCGGCGAGTTTGTGTACTCTCTGCTGACTCTAAGCCGACATCTACTGCTGTCTGA